The nucleotide sequence GATGATCTTCAGCGAAATGCCCAGTTGCTTCAGTCGGCGCACCGTCTCGATGATTTCGGGTTTGGGCGGATCAAAGAAAACTAAAAACCCCAGGAAGGTCATGCCGGCCTCGTGGTCTTTGGTGATGACCGGCATCGAGCCGTCCGCCCGGTAAGCGATCCCCAGCGTGCGATAGCCCTGACGGCTGAGCGCGTCAAATTGTTTCCGGATTTGATCCCGGAGCGGAGCGATATCCGCGACCGTCCCTCCGGAAACCTCGACGCAGGAGCAGACCGCAAGGATGTTGGGCAACGCGCCCTTCGTGATCATGAGGGTCGCAGCATCTTTTGCAATCAGGATGCTCAATCGCTTGCGGATAAAGTCGTACGGCACCTCGTCCAGTTTCCGGTAGCCGGATAAATCGAACGGACGGTGGTTTCGAATCGCTTCATCCAGGGGGTTTGTGAAACCCGTCTCGTAAAACGCATTGAGATAGGCATAGAGCAGAACCCGCTCGCTGGGTTGGCCATCCGTATCCAGGGTGGAATGCAGCCGAACCACGCCCTCGGTCAGCGTGCCGGTCTTATCGGCACAAAGCACATTCATGCTACCGAAGTTTTCGATCGAGGCGAGGCGTTTGACGATCACCTGCTTGCGGGCCATTTTTTTCGCGCCATGGGCCAGGTTGATGCTGATGATCACCGGCAACAGCTGAGGCGTCAGGCCGACGGCCAGGGCGAGGGAAAAAAGGAAAGAGTCCAACACGGGCCGCTCCAGATAGACGTTGATCGCGAAGATCGCAATCACCAGCACCAGCGTCACTTCCATCAGGAGGTTCCCGAAGCGCCGGACGCCGCGCTCGAATTCGGTATCGGGCGGCCGGAGCTTCAGCCGCTCGGACACTTGGCCGAACTCGGTCTGCAAGCCCGTATGGACCGCCGCCGCCCGGGCGGTGCCGCTGATCACGTGGGTGCCCATCCAGAGCGCGTTTGTCCGGCGGCCCAGCGGCGTGTCCAGAGGGAGGACCCCGGCCGATTTTTCGACGGGGTAGGTTTCGCCCGTCAGGGTCGCCTCATCGATGAAAAGGTCCTTGGCGCTCAGAAGCCGGCAGTCGGCCGGGACGCTGTCTCCGGCATGGAGAACGATCAGATCGCCCGGAACGACATGCTCGACCGGAATCTCGATCGGGCTTCCGTCCCGCAGCACGTCGGCCTTGATTTGGATCATCGCCAGGAGCTTCTCGACGGCGCCGGCCGCGCCGCGTTCCTGCCAGAATCCGAGCAGGCCGCTGGCGGTCACGATCGTCAGGATGATGAGGGCGTCTACTGGATTGCGGAGAAAAAAAGACAGGCCCGCGGCGAAGAGAAGGATCACGATAAGCGGTGTTTTGAATTGTATCAGCAGCAGCGTCAGCGCGTCCGACCGCCTTTTGGCTTTTAGGCGATTGGGGCCGAAACGGGCGAGACGCTCCCGGGCCTCGTCGGACGTCAAACCCTGCGGCGACGCCTGGAGCTGCTGAAGCAGATCCTGCGGATCAACGCTCCAGAATGGATCGATCGGCCGGTTCAAGTCGGTTTTCCTCTCCATGAAAGTTAAGCCGTCCTGTCGCGGCGGAGAACGGAGCAGGACTACTGGATCTGGTGGATGTCCCCTTTGATGGAGGCGCCGGCCGATAAGGCGAAGGTGACGCCGTCCTGAAGCTTCAGGGTTGTCTTGACGATGCGCGACCGGTCGACGACATGGATCGCGCCGAGATAAAGATGGTTGCTCGGGATGTACACCACGGCCAGATTCCGCCGGGCGCCGTCCGCTTTCGTGAGCGTGAACTCTCCCGTCAGAAATCCGCCGTTGAATCCTTCCCCGGATGAATGCTCCACCAGGACGAATTCCTTGAATCCCGACGGATTGTTCGGGTTCAGGCTATCGACAATCCGCTTGATGTTCCGGTAGATGCCCTTGAAGATCGGAAGCCGTTCGAGAAGGCCGTCGATCCAGCCCAGGACCAGTGCGCCGTAAACACTTGAAAGAATCAGGCCCGCGATAAAAATGATCGCCAGCGTCATCAGCACGCCCAGCCCCCGTATCTCGACATGTAAAAACGTGGAGATCAAGGGCTGGAATAAGGCGTCCATCGTCTTCAGCAGCCAGACCAAAAGCGTGACGGTCAGATAAAGGGGAAGCAGCGCAATGAGACCGGTCAGCAGCGTATTTCGAAGGCGTTTCATCATTGGGTGTCTCCTTTAATAGTTAGAAACCACGGACCATTATACTGCCCTGGGGGGGTCTTGTCTAACCCTCCCGGAACGCCGATCGATTTTCGGACAACAAGCTCCTCTCGCCATCGTCAGGGGCAATGTGATAAAATAAAAGCAAAAGAGGGATTGTTATGGAAACCGCCGTGAACAGACCGGATGCGGTTGTGCCGACGCGGTACTGGCACAAGCTCGAGGACGGCCGCGTCCAGTGCGATCTGTGCCCTCGTTTTTGCAAGCTCAACGAAGGCCAGCAGGGCCTCTGCTTCGTGCGGGCCCGGCAAAACGATCAGATTGTCCTCACCACGTACGGGCGCTCGAGCGGGTTTTGCGTCGACCCCATCGAAAAAAAACCGCTGAACCATTTTCTTCCCGGCACCTCCGTGCTTTCCTTCGGAACGGCGGGATGCAACCTGTCCTGCCGGTTTTGCCAGAACTGGGACATCAGCAAGTCCCGCGAAGTGGACACCCTGGCCGACGCCGCGTCCCCCGAAGTCATCGCCCGCGCCGCGCGGGAATTGGGCTGCCGCAGCGTGGCCTTTACCTACAACGACCCGGTCGTCTTCCATGAATACGCGATCGACGTGGCCCGGGCCTGCCGGACGGCCGGGATCAAGACGGTGGCCGTGACGGCGGGCTACGTTTGCGAGGCGCCGCGCGAGGAATTTTACCGCTATATGGACGCGGCCAATGTCGACCTCAAGGGTTTCACGGAGCGATTTTATCAACAGATCACGGCCGGGCATCTCCAACCCGTTCTGGACACGCTGATCTATCTCAAGCACCGGACGAATGTCTGGTTTGAGATTACGACGCTCCTCATCCCGGGTGAGAACGATTCGGACCGGGAGATCGACGCCCTGACCCGGTGGGTGCTGGAACACCTGGGACCGGAGGTGCCCGTTCATTTCACCGCGTTCCATCCGGACTACAAGATGCTGGACAAACCGCCCACCCCGCCCGCGACACTGACACGGGCGAGACGGATCGCCATGGAAAACGGGATCCGCTATGCCTACACCGGCAACGTTCATGATCCCGAAGGTGACAGCACCTACTGCCACGGGTGCGGTAAAAAATTAATTGGCCGCGACTGGTACCTCCTTTCCGACTGGAACCTGACCGAGGACGGCCGTTGCCGGTCCTGCGGCACCGCCTGCGCCGGGGTCTTCTCCGGTCCGCCGGGAGACTGGGGCCCAAGGCGCCTTCCGGTGCGCCTTCAGGATTTTTATTGATTGAGTAGTGCGATCGCCCGCCTTTCCAATCCATCGTACGGCTCGCTTGTAACTCCCTTAACTTTATGAGATAATTCTGTCACGATGAATTCCGACAACCTGCGCAAAGGATTTTTAGAATATTTCAGCCGGCAGGGGCATACCCTTGTTCCGAGTTCCCCCTTAATTCCACAAAAAGACCCGACCTTGCTGTTCACAAACGCCGGCATGGTCCAATTCAAGGATGTTTTTCTGGGAAATGAAAGTCGTGCTTATAAGCGGGCCGTCTCGGTTCAGAAATGCATGCGAGCCGGCGGAAAGCATAACGATTTGGAGAATGTGGGGATGACGGGGCGTCACCACACCTTCTTTGAAATGCTGGGCAATTTTTCTTTCGGCGACTACTTTAAAACCGATGCGATCGCATTTGCGTGGGAATTGTTGACGAAGCATTGGAATCTTCCCAAGGCCCGGCTCTGGATTACGGTCTTCAGGGAAGACGACGAGGCCGAGGGATTATGGAAACAGATCGGGGTGCCGGCCGACCGGATCAAGCGCATGGATGAGAAGGACAATTTTTGGGCCATGGGTGATACCGGCCCCTGCGGTCCGTGTTCCGAGATCCTGATCGACCAGGGAGAGGCGGCCGCCGGCGCTCCGCATAACTGTAAAGGCGTCGGCTGCGACTGCGACCGGTATCTCGAGATCTGGAACCTGGTCTTCATGCAGTTCATGCGGAATCCCGATGGAAAACTCACCGCGCTTCCGAAGCCCAGCATCGATACCGGGATGGGCCTTGAGCGGATCACGGCCGTGACCCAGGGGGTCCTCTCCAATTACGACACGGATCTTTTCCTGCCGATCTTCAAAAGCGTTTCCGAAACGACCGACCAGGATCTGGTCGCGCTGCGCAACGGCATGCCCGGACGGGTGATCGCGGACCACATCCGCGCCATCACCTTTCTGATCGGCGACGGGGTGCTGCCCTCCAACGAAGGCCGGGGATACCTGCTGAGACGGGTCATCCGGCGCGCGGCGCGGTACGGAAAGGAACTCGGGCTGAACGAGCCGTTCCTCTATAAACTCTCCGGAGCGGCGGTGGATGCGATGGTCACGACCTATCCCGAGTTGGCCCGCTCGCGGACGGTCATCGCCCAGGTGACCCAGGGAGAGGAAGAGCGCTTCATTCAGACCTTGAATCAGGGCGTGGGCCTCTTCAAAGAAGTGATGGACAAGGTGAAGGCGACCGGCCAGTCGGTCATCCCGGGCGGCGAAGCTTTCCGGCTGTACGATACTTACGGGTTCCCCTTGGACATCGCGACGGACATGGCGCGCGACGTCGGCCTTCGGATCGACGAGGCCGGTTATCAGGCCGCGATGGCCGACCAGCGGGACCGGGCGAGGAAATCCTGGGTGGTAAAGGAAGTGGCGCCGTATTATAGCGAGGCTTCCGCCAGACTGGGGTTGACCGAGTTCGTGGGCTACGACAGCCTGGAAGAGGAGATCCGTCTCATCGGGATTTTAAAGGGCGGCCGCCCGGTGAGCAAAGCCGCGGCGGGCGAAACGGTCGAGTTGATATTCGACCGGACGCCGTTTTACGGCGAATCGGGCGGACAGGCCGGCGATCAGGGACTGCTCGAGCATCCCAGCGCCCTGGCCGAAATTCATGCCACGATCAAACCGGTGCCGGGATTTTTCGTCCATCAGGGAAAGGTGACTCAGGGCGAAGTGGTGGAGGGAGAAACCTACCGGGCGGTCGTGAGCCCCGCGGCGCGGTGGGGAGCGGCGAGAAACCATACCGCCACGCATATCCTTCATTCGACGCTCCGTGAAATTCTGGGCGAGCATGTCAAGCAGTCCGGCTCGCTTGTGGCCCCGGACCGTCTCCGGTTTGACTTCGGACATTTCAAGCCGTTAACCGCGCAGGAGATCAAACGGATCGAGACCGTCGTGAACGAACGCGTTCGCGAAGACGATCCGGTCGAAACGCAGGTGATGGATTTTCAGGAAGCGGTCCGGACCGGCGCGCTGGCGTTTTTCGACGACAAGTATGGAGACCGCGTCCGCGTGGTGCGTATTTCGGACTTCAGCAAAGAACTCTGCGGGGGAACCCATTGCCATGAAACCGGCCAGGTCGGGTTGTTCAAGCTCGTGCAGGAGGGCAGCATCGCGGCCGGCGTCCGACGGATCGAGGCGCTGACGGGCGAGATGGCGTATCTGCATGTCCGGAAGCAGGAGGAAGACATCCGGGAGATTGCCGCGTTGTTAAAGGTCCAACCGGCCGAGGTGGTCGAGAAGACCCGGCGGCTTCTGGCCCAGATGCGCGAGCGCGAAAAAGAGATGGACCGGTTTAAAGGACGGGCCGCCGGCAGCCAGGCGGAGGACCTTGCATCGGAGGCCCGGACGGTGGACGGGATCCGGGTGCTGGCCAAGCAGCTTCAGGACGGACTGGAGGCGAAAGATCTGCGGGCGTTTATGGACAGGTTGAAGAACCGGCTGAAAACGAATTACATCGCGGTGGTAGCCTCCACCTCCGCCGACCAGAGCAATGCGTTTCTGATCACGGCCGTTTCGCCCGATATGACGGGCCGCTTCAATGCGGGCGAGATCGCGAAGGAAATCGCCGGCATTGTCGGCGGTTCGGGCGGAGGCCGTCCGGACATGGCGCAGGCCGGAGGGAAAAACGTCTCAAAGCTTTCGGAGGCGCTGGCCCGCGTTTACGAAATCGTGGAAAAAAAGCGGCCATAATGCGCGGTATAATATAAAACAGGCGGGTGGGAGGAAACGATCATGGTTACGAAGATGATGAAAAAAATGGTGATGGCCGGTCTTGGGGTTGAAGCGAAGGCCCGCGAGACTTGGGAGGAGCTGGTCCGGCGTGGAGAGGAGAACCAGAGAGACTATGCCAAAAAAATGAAGGAACGCGTCGCAGGGCTGGAGAAAGATCTGAGCAGGCTGGAAAAGAAAGAGCGGGATCTGATCGATAAAGTGATGGCCAAGCTTCCCCTCGCAACCAAGGCAGACCTGGATCGCCTTGAGAAGAAGATTCAGGAGCTGACGGCCAAAATAAAAAGCGGCTAAGATGTCGGCCCCGGGCGAACGCATTCTGGCCTTGGATCTGGGCGAGCGACGGATCGGCTTGGCCGTCAGCGATGAACTGGGCTGGACCGCACACGGCCTTCCCACGATGGAGCGGATCGGCCCCAAGAAGGATATCCAGAGGCTCCGCGAAGTCGTAGGCCGGTGTCAGGTCCGGAAGCTGGTCGTAGGCCTCCCTCGCAACATGGACGGCAGCTTGGGACCTCAAGCCAACCTCGTTCTGGACTTTATCGAGCACCTGAAGGACAAGCTGAAGCTGGATGTTATCCCGTGGGATGAACGTCTCACAACACAGGCGGCCGAACGGGCCCTTCTCGAGGCGGACATGAGTCGCGCCAAACGCCGGAAGAAAGTGGACCAGGTTGCGGCCGTGCTGATCCTGCAAGGCTATCTGGACAGCCGCCGAGGTCTGCTCCAGACCGCCTCCCAAACCGACGCGTGATGGAGTTGACGGTACAAAAACGAATCGGCCGCATGGCGATTCCGCTCCTTTTCATCGGGACGGCCCTCCTGTTTGTGCTCGTGCAGGAGGTGACCTTTCTCTACATCCCGCCCGATCGGGATCGGGTTCAAAAGGTGCTGGAAATTCCGGAGGGGACGACACTCCGGAAGACCGCCCGGTTGCTTTTTCAAAACGGATTGATCACCAGCGTCGAGTCGTTTGTGGTGGTCGGCAAGATTCTGGCGATCGAGCGGCACATCATCCCGGGCGAATATGCCTTTCATACGCGGATGCTGCCGCTCGAGATTATAGGACTGCTGAAGAGCGGCCGGGTGATTGAGCACGAAATCACGATCCCGGAAGGATCGACCCTGGCTCAGATCGGACAATGGGTGGAGGAAAAACATCTGGCTCGGGCGGACGAGTTTATCCGACGGGCGAACGATCCCGTTTTTGTTCAATCGTTGGGATATGAAGCCGATTCGCTGGAGGGTTATCTCTATCCGGAAACGTACTATTTCTCCAAGCGCGTCGGAACGGACGGGATCCTACGGGCGCTCGTCAAGCAGTTTGAAACGGTCTATACGCCTGAGATGGAAAAACGGGCGCAGGAAATCGGGATGACGCGGCAGGAGGTCGTCACACTGGCATCGATTATCGAGAAGGAAACCTCGGTCGAGGCCGAACGGCCGATCATCTCGGCCGTGTTTCACAATCGGATCCGAAAAAACATTCCCCTGCAGAGCGATCCCACCGTGATTTACAGTCTTCCGCATTTCAACGGGAACCTGACCCGGAAGAACTTAAGAATTCCTTCTCCCTATAATACCTATCGCATCAAGGGACTTCCCCCGGGTCCGATTGCGAACCCCGGTCGGGCGGCGCTTTGGGCGGCGCTTTACCCGGCGCCGGTGGACTATCTCTATTTCGTTTCCAAGAACGACGGAACGCATTATTTCTCAAAGACGCTGGCCGAGCACAACCGGGCCGTCCAGAAATACCAAAAACGGCGCCTCGTAAAAAGCACGTAGGGATTCCGATGTTTTCACAAGCGGGCGAGCTGGCCGGAATGATTGACCACACGCGCCTGGCCCCGGACACGACGCCCGCAGATATCCGCCGGGTTTGCAAAGAGGCCCGGCGGCATGGTTTCGCGTCGGTTTGCATCCCGCCCTGTTATGTCGAGGAGGCGGCCCGCGGGCTCGCGGGATCGAAGGTGGCCGTCGGCACCGTCATCGGCTTTCCGATGGGGTATCAATCCCTGTTCGTGAAGATCGTCGAGGCTGTGGAGGCCGTCAAGCGCGGGGCCGAAGAGCTGGATCTGGTCGTCCACTTGGGGGCCGTTAAAACGGGAAACGCCGACGCCGTACGGACCGAGGTGGCCCAGATCCGGAACGCGGTTGCCGGGGCCCGGCTCAAAGTGATTCTCGAGACCGGCTATTTGACCCGGAAAGAGATCGTCTCGGCCTGCCGCTGGGTCCGGGAAGCGGGGGCCGTGTGGGTCAAGACCTCCACCGGATTCGGTCCCAAAGGAGCCACGGCGGCGGATGTCCGCCTGCTCAAGAGGTCGATCGGGAAGGGCGGATTCGTCAAGGCCGCGGGTGGAATCCGGAACCTCAAAATGGTGGAGATCATGGTCCAGGCCGGCGCCTCCCGAATTGGGACCAGCCGCGGCGCGGAGATTCTAAAAGAATACCTGCGCGGATCGGATCAATCATGAAGCCCCCAAAAGTATCCAAGGAAGCCTTGACGGCGTCCGACCGACAGGCGCTGGACCATCTGGTCGCCCAGCTCCGTAAGCTCTATTCCGAGCGCCTGAGGCAGGTGATCCTCTATGGCCACAAGAGCCGCGGGGAGCGGGGGTCGGACCTGGATATCTTGGTTGTGATCGAGGGAATTACGGACCGCTTTGTTGAAATGAGCCGGATCCATCGGATCACCGGCCCGATCACCGTAGAGGAGGATATTCTGATCACGGCCGTTCCGGTCGACGCAGCCTACCTCGATCAGCAACGCGAAGACTCGTTCTTTGCCGCGATCCTTCAGGACGGGATTACGCTGTGAAAGGGAGAACGCTCGAATGAGCATCGAGACCCGGCTGAAGGAGCAGGGGATTGTGCTTCCGATCCCGCCCAAACCGGTGGCGAATTATGTGCCGGCCGTCCGGACCGGGGAATTGCTTTTTACCAGCGGGGTGTTGCCGATGAAAGAGGGGAAGCTGGCTTACGAAGGAAAACTGGGCCGGGACCTGACGGTGGAGCAGGGGCAGGATGCGGCCCGGCTGGCGCTGCTCAATGCACTGGCCGTTGTGAAACAGGACCAGGGAAACCTCGACCGAGTCGTCCGGGTCGTTCGGTTGACGGGACATGTCGCCTCGGCGCCGGGGTTCGTGCAGCAGCCGGCCGTGCTGAACGGCGCTTCGGATCTGTTGGTTGCGGTCTTCGGCGAGGCTGGCCGGCACACCCGCGCGGCACTGGGAGCGGCCGAACTGCCGCTGAACAGCCCGATCGAGCTTGAATTGATCGTGCAGGTCCGCCCGTGAAGAGAATACGCAGTTAAGCGGGTCCTGTCCTTGGGCAGCCCCGCCTCGGCCACCCGCGTATGTGGCCAAATCCGAATTACTCCGGAGGCGGCCGATTGATCCGGATCGTCGCTTTGGCACGAAGACGGCCGAGATATTCCTTCAACTTCGAATTCGTTTTCTCCGCAATCAAACTGTCCTGAACCGCTTTTCGGGCGTCCTCCGGTTTCTCGCTCTTGAATTCCTCGCTGTGATCCTGCAAGTAATGGTCGGTCTCCTCCGGAGTGACGAACACGAAAAATTGGATACGCTGCTCAATCAGTTTGTGAACGATCAGCTGTTGCTTGAGTTGTTGTTCGATCTCGGCGTCCGTGAGGGACAATCGATCCTTGAGCAGGTCGAATGTCTCCGCGCGCCCGAACCGGAGCCGGAGCTTTTTGTAGGCGGCCGCCACGTCGTCGTCCGACGGCGGAGGGATCTCGAGTTTCTTGGCCTCGGCCAGGAGCAGTTTCTGATCGATGAGATCATTGAGCACGGTCGAGTCATCCGCGCCGCGTTTCTCCACAAAGACCTCCCGGTATTCCTGGACGTCGCTCAACGCGATCACTTCGTTGTTCACGACGGCCAAGATCCGATCGGCTACGACGGCCGGAACCGGCGAGGGAGAGGACAGGATGAAGCAGAAAATCCCAATCGGAATCAACGCAAAGAATCGCATACCGTCTAAACGGTAGCATAAAAAAGGCTCGTGATCAAATGGGAAGGGGTTCATTGACAAAACGGTCCCGACCAACGATAATACGCCCTGCTCGACCGAATCATCAACAGCGGAAGGAACAGCCATGGCGTATTCCAAAGAGAAAGACAAACTGATCGAAGTCGTCGGCACCGTGGAAGGCCCGCGGTCGAACATCGAAGTGGCGATCTATTCGTACGACGGCGCGGCGCCGAAAATCGCCGTCACCCGGTTTTCCGAGCGGGAGGACGGAAGCCGCGGCTTTCAAAACCTCGGCCGGTTGACACGCGAAGAAGCTGAGGGACTCCTGCCCTTGCTGAAGGCCGCCATCGGCAAACTGTAGCCGTGTTCAAGACCCGGCGGGGCAGGGCGGAGCTTTTTCTTTTTGCGACCACCTTTATCTGGGGCGGGACATTTGTCGTCGTCAAGGTGGGGCTGGGAGATTTTTCACCGGTCCTCTTGGTGGCCCTTCGGTTTTCGCTGGCGGCCCTTGTTCTCTTCGTCTTCGGCCTCAAACGGATCCTCCGGATCGACCGGGTCCTGCTCTGGAAGGGGAGCCTGCTCGGTTCGCTCCTGTTTCTCGGGTTTGCGCTCCAGACCATCGGGCTGAACGACACCACGGCCTCGAAGTCGGCGTTTATCACCGGCTTGATGGTGATCTTCACGCCGGTCTTTCAATTCGCCATCGAGAAACGGGTCCCGAAACTCGGCAACCTTGTCGGCGTCGCGGTCGTCACGGCCGGGCTCTGGTTGCTGACGTCACCGTCCGGCGCCGGTTTCACGCGCGGAGACGCGCTCACACTGCTGTGCGCCGCGGTATTCGGCTTGTATATTGTCATGCTGGATCTCTTCTCGAAGGCGACGGAGCCTCTTCCCTTGACCTTTGTTCAGATGCTCACCCCGGCGATTTTGGGGTGGACGACGCTTCCCCTGCTCGAAACCCCTGTCTGGCATCCCACGGCGAACGCTATCACGGTCTTGCTCTACTGCGCCCTGCTCGGAAACGTCCTGAGCAGCTACGTCCAAACCCGGTATCAGCGCGATACGACCCCCACACGGGCCGCGATCATTTTCACCGTTGAACCGCTCTGGGCCTCGATACTGGGTTATCTGATGCTTAAAGAGATGATCGGGTATTGGGGAATGGCGGGCGGCGCGCTGATCATTGCGGGGATCTTGGTTTCGGAACTGTCGGATTCCGTGCCTTCTCCGCCAGCCGAAGGATGATTTTCCATTCTTTCTTCGTGACGGGCTGAACGGAGAGTCGGCCATGGCGGAGAAGGACCATGTTCTCGAGCCCCGGTGTTTTTCGGAGGGTCTGGACCGGGATGACGGACGGAAAGGCCTTCACGAACTTCACGTCCACACGGTACCAGATCGGATGATCCGGGCTGCTCTTGGAATCGTAATGGAGATCGGCGGGGTCAAAGGCCGTGTCATCCGGGTAACCTTCCCTTACGACCTCTGCAAGACCAGCAATCCCACTTGGGTACGTGCTACTGTGGTAAAAAAGAACCTGGTCTCCCACTTTAATGGAGTTTTTAAGGTAATTCCGTGCTTGGTAATTCCTTACGCCGTCCCAGCCGGTCACGCCGCAGGTCTTGAGGTCCTGGATCGAGAAGGTGTCGGGTTCGGACTTCATTAACCAATAGGAGGGAGTTCGGACCATTTACTCCACTTTGATAGAGGCATTTTCGAGGATCGCCTTGTAGGTATACCCGGCGCCGAGGTCTTTATCGGTGTCCAGAGTCCCCGAAACGAGGACATGATCGCCGACCTTCACGTCCTGTTGGGATGTGACGGCGAGGTCGTTCGTTCCTTCTTTGCCGCTTCCGTCCTGGATGTGAAGGAAGTTCTTTCCCATGATTCCGGGGTTGAATTTCACCACCTTGCCGCGAACCTGAACCTGTTTTCCTTTCAGAGTTTCGCGGTCGGCATAAACCTGCTCCACCGTCTTAACCTCTTTTGAACCGGACTGTGTTTGAGCGCCCGGCGGTTTTGACCGCCCGCCTTTGTCGGGGGAAGGATCATTTCCGATTACCTTGACCGATGGAGTAAAAATGATCGAGTCAAAGGTGCGTTTCAGCGTCGGGCTGTAGAAGTCTTTCATCTCCGAGCCGGGCGCAACATCCACCTGATTGCCGACGGCCAGATCCATTTGGGGTGTGGCGGCCCAATACCGACCGCTTTTTGTCTCGACCTCAAGATAGGTGTACGATCCCGCGTTCATGGTGGTCACCACGACGCCGGTTCGTTCCAAGGCCCCCGCCGTTTCCGTCCCGATGATTAAGACCGCGCACAGCGACGTCAAGATGACAAAGCGGTTTTTCAAGGAGTTCCTCCGTTCAGGTTGATGGGACGACTCACATCCCCATGATATGATAGCCGGCGTCGACGTAAATTACTTCTCCCGTGACTCCGCTGGACAGATCGCTGGCCAGAAAAAGGGCCGTGCCGGCCACTTCGTCGGCAGAAATATTTCGCCGCAGAGGCGCCCTGGCCTCGACGTGATGAAGCATGTCCAGAAAACCCGAGATGCCGGCCGAGGCCAGCGTTCGGATCGGACCGGCCGAGATCGCGTTGACGCGAATCCCCTTCGGACCCAGATCCGCCGCAAGGTAACGGACGCTGGCCTCCAAGGCGGCTTTGGCTACGCCCATCACATTGTAACGCGGGACGACTTTTTCGGCGCCGTAGTAGCTGAGCGTGAGAATACTGGCCGGCCGGCCTTCCATTAGAGGCGCGGCATGGCGGGCCAGGACCGTGAGCGAGTAGGCGCTGACGTCCTGCGCGAGCCGAAATCCGTCCCGGGACGTGCTCAGAAAGTCGGCTTTGAGATCTTCTTTATTGGCATACGCGATCGCGTGCACGAGAATGTCGAGATGGCCGAAGACGGACCGCACCTGATCGAAGACGGCTTGGATCTGATCGTCCTTTGTGACGTCGCAGGGAAGGATCAGCTTGGCCCCGACGCTCTCGGCCAGCGGCCGGACCCGCTTCTCCAGAGCGTCGCCCGCATAGGTAAAGGCCAGCTCGGCCCCCTCCTGGTTCATCGCCCGCGCGATCGCCCAGGCGATGCTCTTCTCATTCGCGACGCCGAAAATAATCCCTTTCCGACCGTTCAGAAGGCTCATCAAGAAGTCTCCGGCGGATTCATTATAAAGAGAGGTGAATCATACATGAATAAGAGGGAGTTTTCAACTGCCGGGGACAACGATCCCAGGGAGTAAGGACGGGCCGGATTGGAACGGAGAGATCCGGGCGAACCATTCAGGCGTAATGGCAGGCCGGGTTTCCCGGCACTGAAATCGTGTCAGTCTCCGCCCGCGAAGGCGTCCTCTTCGTATTCTTCGATTCCTTCGTCATCGGTTCGGCCCAGGCCGTTCAAGAAGGAATGCCGAAGCTCACGAATTTGATTGGATTGAGTCTGGTTGATTTTGCCCGCGGTCTCTTTGAGATAGCGGCGACAAAGCTCAAGACCCTTTTTGAAGCGATCGGGGCTGGGGCATTCGATGACGTAGTTCCAAGTCGTATAGATCAGGAATTCAAGGAAGGCCGTGGCCGTCGGATGAGTCTCGCCGATCTTGAACAGCGTCGCGTAGGCTTCCGCGGATTCCTGCCCGGTGCTGGAAGCGAACCGTTCCTCGGCCTCGGTGGCGGGATACAGATCCTCGCCCAGCTCCCCGGCTGTC is from Nitrospiria bacterium and encodes:
- the mgtA gene encoding magnesium-translocating P-type ATPase, with amino-acid sequence MERKTDLNRPIDPFWSVDPQDLLQQLQASPQGLTSDEARERLARFGPNRLKAKRRSDALTLLLIQFKTPLIVILLFAAGLSFFLRNPVDALIILTIVTASGLLGFWQERGAAGAVEKLLAMIQIKADVLRDGSPIEIPVEHVVPGDLIVLHAGDSVPADCRLLSAKDLFIDEATLTGETYPVEKSAGVLPLDTPLGRRTNALWMGTHVISGTARAAAVHTGLQTEFGQVSERLKLRPPDTEFERGVRRFGNLLMEVTLVLVIAIFAINVYLERPVLDSFLFSLALAVGLTPQLLPVIISINLAHGAKKMARKQVIVKRLASIENFGSMNVLCADKTGTLTEGVVRLHSTLDTDGQPSERVLLYAYLNAFYETGFTNPLDEAIRNHRPFDLSGYRKLDEVPYDFIRKRLSILIAKDAATLMITKGALPNILAVCSCVEVSGGTVADIAPLRDQIRKQFDALSRQGYRTLGIAYRADGSMPVITKDHEAGMTFLGFLVFFDPPKPEIIETVRRLKQLGISLKIITGDNRLVSATLGRQVGLPDLQILSGSDLHAISDGALLARAGDIDIFAEVEPNQKERIILALQKAGNVVGYLGDGINDASALHAADVGLSVDRAVDVAKEAADIVLLAKDLNVLVDGVKEGRATFANTLKYVFMATSANFGNMFSMAGASLFLSFLPLLPKQILLTNLLTDLPEMAIATDRVDPEMVEKPRQWDIRFIRNFMFAFGLVSSVFDYLTFGVLLFVLHSTPLQFRTGWFMESVISASLIVLVIRTRKPFFQSLPGPHLLIATLLVIGATLVFPFTPIGGLFGFGRLPALFFLLMGMIVVFYILAAEMMKRIFYRRAKF
- a CDS encoding DUF502 domain-containing protein, which gives rise to MMKRLRNTLLTGLIALLPLYLTVTLLVWLLKTMDALFQPLISTFLHVEIRGLGVLMTLAIIFIAGLILSSVYGALVLGWIDGLLERLPIFKGIYRNIKRIVDSLNPNNPSGFKEFVLVEHSSGEGFNGGFLTGEFTLTKADGARRNLAVVYIPSNHLYLGAIHVVDRSRIVKTTLKLQDGVTFALSAGASIKGDIHQIQ
- the amrS gene encoding AmmeMemoRadiSam system radical SAM enzyme; this translates as METAVNRPDAVVPTRYWHKLEDGRVQCDLCPRFCKLNEGQQGLCFVRARQNDQIVLTTYGRSSGFCVDPIEKKPLNHFLPGTSVLSFGTAGCNLSCRFCQNWDISKSREVDTLADAASPEVIARAARELGCRSVAFTYNDPVVFHEYAIDVARACRTAGIKTVAVTAGYVCEAPREEFYRYMDAANVDLKGFTERFYQQITAGHLQPVLDTLIYLKHRTNVWFEITTLLIPGENDSDREIDALTRWVLEHLGPEVPVHFTAFHPDYKMLDKPPTPPATLTRARRIAMENGIRYAYTGNVHDPEGDSTYCHGCGKKLIGRDWYLLSDWNLTEDGRCRSCGTACAGVFSGPPGDWGPRRLPVRLQDFY